In the genome of Sardina pilchardus chromosome 14, fSarPil1.1, whole genome shotgun sequence, the window ATGTTTGGCCTTTCTAAAAGTCAAGAGcaacacataaaaacatattttcagtactctatttattttatatatgtTAACAGGGTGGTTTTATATACTCCCACATGATAACTAAAATCATTACAGCCATAAATGGCCCCACATAAATAATGGGTAAGGTGATCCTAATGCAAAGCAGTACCCTAAAGCATTTTCATGTCGTTCGATCACATTAACACGTAATGGATGAGGACAGGCCTATTCTTGGGGTTAAACATGGATGCATATCATGGTTGTAAATGACTGATATGTTGTCCTTTTCTCTACTGAGACTGACACAAAATGACAAGAAAAACGTAAGACAAAACACTGGGATGCACTTAAAACATCAGGGTGCAAAGACAAATGCATCCCTTTATGTCAGCAATAATTCCTCATAAAGGATATGTACGATATCCGCCTCCTCGAACACACTGTACAGCACATAGATTGCATCATACTCCATCGACAGCATAAATGGTGTGCTAACCCCTGGCAACCTTTTCTGCCTGAGCACATTATGAAGATGTATGTGCGTGATGCAGAGGATACTGAGGTCAAGCCACACTATTAGCTATCTCTGTAACGtcattctctctccactctgctgAGGCAGGATGTGTGATCTTCATTTAGCCCCTTGTTTCAACATTGCAGATAAGCATTTTTGTTCTGACTGTAGAAAGAAGAGAGCGTGACACTGGACATCACTGTGAATGAGTGATGGTTCCAAAGTGGACTTGTTATTTCAACCTGTTATATTGCATTGCAAATGAGTTACATAGAATAATAACTATGATAGTGTCCATGGTGAATATTTTAATAGACCTATCCACATTATTACAGAAAGACAAATTTACTCCAGGTTACATAATCTCTATTAAAGATGTTATGAGACAAATATTATGCTATTTGGCCTATGTCATATTCCTGTGTACGTCAAGGACTTTACATGGGCTACGTGGCCCTCCACGTACAGGGCCTGATCTGTATAGCAAAATGAGGAGCTAGACATTCACTTCGCCGCTGCACATGATATATGTATTAGATGGAGTACAGGAAGTTATCCGGCTTCATTTCCATGCGGAAGTCTTAGCAGCGACAACAACACATAGCATTACAAGCTGCCGAAGCTTAGCAGTTAAGTTGAGATGTGTTACTGTTAAACTTTTGACATAAAAAAATGATTTCTAGTTTAGtaaatctgaggtaaatatGCGGGAAACTTGAGTTAGGTCCGTTCTATGGACCATACAATAGCGCACGACTCCAGCAGTAAGAcggttagctagctagccacCTCAGTGATGAACTACAGTGCTCATCAATGCGCGATCAGATAGCCTGCCAGGTTACTAGTATGCACATGTAAGCTAGTAGTCCAAATTGTAAATATTACTACGACAAAATGGATGACAAATATAGCAGTAATGTTCTTTCCAGTGGGAAACTTGGGCGAGTCGAAGTACCAAATGCCAGGTGAGAAGACGAATGGTTTGAGAGAGCCTACCTAGCGTGCTAATCGGCCCTTGTGTATTCATTCTGAAACATTTGTACAGTATGATACTGTAAATAAGTGTCTTGTAAAAACTTTAAAGGATGGTAATATGGactcacatttcttttcagtctTACAAGGTACATTGTACTGCTATGGCTGACGAAATTGTTGAAGGCCCTTGGAATATTTGAGTCTTATGATTTGCTGAAAGTGGTACACATAGTTCAATTTCTCTTCATACTTAAGTTGGGGTGAGTATAGTTGACAGTAGCCTATCTTAAGATGATTTTATCTATGGAAGTATATGACTCTATGTAACCCATTTTACACTCTTCTCCACAGATGTGCAATGCTCTTGGTTTTCTTCCAGAAACCATTCTCCTCGGGGAAAATGATCACCAAAAGACAGGTGACAACCTACTTTCTTCATAGATTTCTTCAAGATGTTCCCAAATTAAACCTTTTTTATCTGACATTTGTTAGGACCTTGTTATAATGACATAATGTATCTGTACTTGACAGTGGATCAGGATATTCAAGCATTCAGTGATCAGTTGCATCATATCTCTGTTGGGCTTTTTTGGACTAACACTTTGTGGACCATTAAGGTAAAGGCACATATACAAATGATACAGTTGCCTGAGAATGATGTAATATGTAATGTATCTGGGCTTAGACATAAAAAATACTCTTTGCTTTCTCGACAGAACACTACTACTATTTGAACACAGTGAtgtggtggttattacactgcTTAGTGTGCTTTTCACAAGTTCAGGAGGTGGACCTTCTAAGGTAAAAGAAATAAATGAACTTGCACAGAAGTCTacttcttaaatgtgttatgttGTAAGGGTTTGttaagtgtaagtgtaaatgTAAGTGTTAAACTCAGCCTTGTAGCTTCTgcttttgacttgacttgatgtcTTCTTGCTCTACAGTTGATTTGACACAGGTCTGTAAAATATTCTGTTGGTTTAATGATCCTCTTTTCTTCAGACGCGAGGTGTTGCCTTCTTCATCATTGCTGTGATCTGTCTCCTGCTCTTTGATAACGATGATCTCATGGCCAAGATGGCTGAACACCGTATCCTTTAAAACACAAGTTGAGAATGTCTTAGTGCATTTTGCTGAGTTTGTGCTGTTGCCAGCATTTTGCCACTATTAAACTAAGCAATGTAGAGATACTGGTGGTGAATGGAAACATCCAGTAtttcacagaaaactgtaaaATGTTGTTCTGTGATCAGTCTGTGAACATCTGTGAGAGGTCTTCTAAGAACGGTGTGGTTGCATACAACAATGTGAGTTTTGTCTAACTCACTTGGTGGTctggtttgtgtctgtctgcgttgCACACCGTCTCTGCTCCTGCGTTGGCCTTAATTGAATTTCAGCTGAGGGGCATCACGACAGTGCCCTGACGCATGCACTCTACACGGGTATATCCTTCTTAGGAGTGGCAGACCACAAGGTGAGTAACCTGTCTTCAGCTCACAGCCAGAGCCTATATGGTGATCATAGTGAAATTTAAGAATTTACCTTAGAGGGTCGATAAAGTTGTCTGACtcattgtctctgtgtgcatcttatttactgtctgtctgtggctatttctcaccctctctcctctctcctcggtcctccggctcattcccactgatctataaagaacaccgGGTAGACTATCCTATTGTTGCCGTcctatcattctttatctagatcagtgggaacgagccagaggatctaggaaggaaggaagggaggatagatgaaaagacgaatgagaagagccctGAGTGtcttgttgtctgtctgtcatattGTCTTGTGTCCACCAGTTGTGTTTTTTGCACTGACCGTGCCTTCAGAGTGGTTATTGTTGCCAGCTTATGAAGCTTTGATTGGTCGTCGAGAGAGAAGTAAGGTTGATGAGCCCAGCACTtgtctaaaagttgaacagatttcaacttccAGCGCTGTGGGGGGCCTTTGGCCTTTGGCCTTTTTTACCGTCCAGGGGTACGTTTCCCAAAACTGGTTGCAATACAATTTTCCTatcaggttagcaactatggttttgggaaatgcaAACCCCAGGGTGCTGTGATCGCTGAACTTCAACTGCAATAAAATgcaattggtggacacaggcccttattgatttatttttaacTGCACTGACTCTGAGTGGCCTCATCACTCTTCCTCTGCATCTCCAGGGTGGGGTTGTCCTGCTGGTGGTGGCGCTGTGCCTGAAGGTGGGGTTCAACACCGCCTCCCGGAAGCTGTCGGTGGAGCTCGGCGGAGCGAAGCGGCTTTATACCCTCTCCAGCTTGGTCTCTTCTATGGTCCTCCTTCCCTGGGTTATAGTCCTTGCTGCCACAACAGAGGTAGAGGATTATTCTAATATCCCGTGTTAGGCATCCTAGCcatgttgatttgtttatgGTCTGTGAATCCTAACAAAGCCACAACTGTGGTTCTGTTCAGTGTTAAGTTGCTGCTTAAGTTACTTTAATTGCAAAGTATACATTTTGGAAATATAAAGtataaatgggaaaactgttGCATGCACAAACAATGCGCAAAACAACCACAGATGTGGGAAAAGCACCACATTGGCACTGTGTGGAATAACTTTGTCTTGAAAATCTAAAATCCTGAAAGGAGAGAGCTTTGCTGACTCTGACCCTGTGATGTAGAGCAAGGTGGAGTCGTGGTCAGCCCTCATCCTGCCCTTTGCCATGATCATCTTCTCCGTCATGATCCTGGACTTCTACGTGGAGTCCATCTGCGTGGCCAAGATGGAGGCCCCCCGCTGCGCCCGCTACGGagccatcttcctcttcctgagcGGCCTGCTGTTGGCCAACTTCTGGACGCATCCGCTGACCGACCAGCTGAGGGCCATTAGCAACCCCGCGCAGCAGTCCAGCACTGAGCATGTGCTCTCTTGGGGGGTGCTGGTCAGCGCAGCCTTCTTTCTCATGTGTGAgtgccatttacacacacacaggctcatcaATGCATTTACACTCCCGTTTTGTatgaaaaacacacccatttaaAATCTGAAATTAGTGtaaaataattatatatatacacacacacacacacacacatgtgtagaaatatatataagtataaatatatatataatttaaataacatttaaattattatcttttgagaggtggTAACATATCACTGCCTGACAATCAGTTGACTTGGGTTTGATTCTTTAACCTGAAAGTCCATCACTCTGGATAAAAGTGTTTGCTTAGCTTAGCTTTAAGTTTAACTTTACAAATTCAGACATTAATTCTTAGTGAGTTAATTCCCAGGTGACGACATGTCAGACACCATTTTTGACGCGTCAGACCAGCCCCAGTTTTTGACTGCACAGCATCTTGCTGACATGCATcgtctcactccctctcctctcagctgACAGCATCCTGTCGTCCCCATCGAAGAAAGGCCAGAAGGGGACCTTGGTGGGCTACTCCCCTGAGGGTACCCCGCTCTACAACTTCATGGGCGACGCCCTGCAGCACACGTCCCAGTCCTTGCCCAGGTTCATCAAGGACTCCCTCAAGCAGATCCTGGAGGAGTACGACTCCCGACAGATCTTctactttctctgtctcaaCCTGGTGAGTGGTCAGTGACTGCCGCGAGTGGAAATGGATATGATTTCTGGTCTGTGATTAACATGGaaatgaatttgtgtgtgcgagATGAATGTCTATGTGCGAAATGTGCTTGGGTGAGAATATGCTGTATATCTGTACatctttttttatctcttatCTTTACTTGCTGctatgacgatgatgatgaattTATTTGTCCTATGCGGAAAATTGTTCTgtgccatacagtacatctgatacATTTATACAAAGACAGTTAGACAAACAAGACGAAATATAAGACAGGATATACAACAGAAAttccctcaccccacccacccccaccctaccatacccccacacatacacaacatcaGGACAGAAGACACAGACCCCACTACACAAATAGAATAATAAAGTGCAGTTGGGCATAAGGATTGTTTGGAGATGCCAATAACAGAATTTcatggacaaaggcatctgctaagcaacataaccataaccatggtATTgcatacaatgacaataaagatggGGGTACCTAGTcgaaactaagcatgctaaGCTCAACATCCAAACAGTATTCCAACGTTAGTTTGGAGATACGGCTTGATTGCAGAACTTAACTTAGTACAGTCTCCCCGATTTACTATGTTGTGATAAGACTTGCGCAGCATGGTCATAGTGCTTAGCGGATTTaatagttgtcttctatgcatTGCTTCTATGTGCCAACAACAATCCTTCAACAATTGTTATTCTTTGGTTAAATGTACATGCAGAGGAGGGGCGGTGGGTCCGTTATGAGAGACAGCGGGGCAAGGCAAGGAAAGGCTGCGTGCGTAAAAAGCGCAGCTCAATAAAATAACTTTTATCAAATAATATAAATAGTACAACATAGACCATTATTACGTGGCGGCCAGCCACGGATTAGTCAATTATTATCATCTAATATTGTGGAGCATTCTATATTTTCTGTAAGACCTTGGCATTTAggtggggatcacattagccagcggcaggCGGCAGGTTTcgtattgttctctatggttcggcagcggaatggtgacaacgctggcgtaacgctagcgttgagcaaactgtgagttgaacttggttcaactttgaagcgcaacgctcggctcgtcacaatcagttttggaatgtttaggtattttaaccaatcagattcgtctaaggacgtagcaacaaagattgaacttaggaacgagatagaatgtttagatttattattatggtctgagcgttgcgttacgcttgccgctgccgcttgccgctggctaatgtgatccctgccttagAGGACAAACATGGATTGTCATTACAAAGTTAATTACCTGAGATCAATATTCTGTCCCACCTTGCACAGCATGGCATTACACAGTTGTTTTTGTAGTTGTTGTCAGTCACAAGTGTTTTCGACGTCTAAAAGaaaatttgaagaaaatgaCACAAATTGAAATTTCACAACATCGCATGTTATCTCGATGGCTGTGCTCTGTAACAGCAAAAGTGGTCTACTTTGGAGACACATATTTGCATGTATGCATCTGCATTATGTGACGGCAGAAGCTTGTGTGCCTTTGTTTAGTGCTGTTCTGTGGTTGTGGTCTCTGTCACAGGCCTTCACCTTCGTGGAGCTGTTTTATGGGGTGTGGACCAACAGTCTGGGCTTAATCTCCGATGGTTTCCACATGCTGTTCGACTGCTCCGCTCTGGTGCTCGGACTGTTTGCTGCTCTGATGACGCGCTGGAAAGCAACCAGAATATTCTCCTACGGGTCAGTAACAGCCCAGACCCTCAATGTCACTCAAAAAGTCGTCCTGTTGTTTACACTTTTATATACGTGGAAAACACATGGTTTGTAGcaattatgtactgtatgctgtaagTTGTGGTTAGTGCAGTGACTTTTAAAATTAAGGTCAATTCATTTAAATCTTCAAACCTGTATAAGATGATTAAGGACAACAGTTAGAATATGTTGAGAAATGTCACTAAAACATATAAATCATGAGGGGTTAATCTAAAACACTATGCTTGACGGTTCGATATCTAGCCGTCTTTAATTTCTAGCAGTCATCTTCAGTTTTAGTTCTGAAATCATGTTCATACGGGTCTTTCTCTTGTAGACATGTGAATTATGTCCTGTTTAAATATGTTAacttactgtatatgtttgtctAGGTATGGCCGTGTTGAGATTCTCTCGGGATTCATCAATGGTCTCTTCCTCATGGTCATCgctttctttgtgtttgtggagTCCGTAACCAGGGTTCTGGATCCCCCCaacatcaacacagacatgctaACGGTGAATTTGCACTCTGCTCTAAAACAGCGAGTCACATCAGTGTCCACTGTAACCCTGCATCCTCCCATCCTCAGGCATTTTTGAGTAATAGAATTAATCTCCCACTGatgaattcattttttttttttttttttttttaaataccctCCTAAAATACGCTCCTTCACGCTCAAGATCCCAAACTACAGCCCTGAATAAGTTTATCTCAAGATATAAAAAACTACAGCCCTAAataagtttattttctctcGTGTTGGAAAATGTCTGACTATGaaaacagctatgaaaacagtCCCAGTCATCACAGGACTAAAGCCTGACGCCCACCGGACACACCATTCAGTGGTGTGGGCTTGACACGCAGGATTTTCTATCCCTGTGCAACTGCTTCGCgccagacgtttccagtgggctttgctccgttaaaaacaatgtcaTTCTAATTATTTTCTTGTCGCGGCGCGCCATGTACATGTgtggtgggcgccggccttaatGGTCCTAGTTCCTAGGACACCTCCTAGTGGTCATAGTTGCATATTGCAATTTGAATTCAGCATTCTGCTCTGTATTAAGGTGTTCTATAGTAACCTGATGAAACTGACTCCTGGacgtctctctgttctcctagCCTGTCTCAGTTGGCGGCCTCCTCGTCAACCTGGTGGGCATCTGTGCCTTCAGTCACGCCCACTCCCACGGCGCGGCCAAGAGCAGCTGCTCTGGCCACGACCACGGGCACTCTCATCACGGGCACAGCGAGCACGGCCACGGAGGTCATGGGCATAGCCACGGCGGACACGGGCACTCTCATGGAGGACATGGGCATTCCCATGGGTCTGGTGGAGGGGGCATGAATGCCAACATGAGAGGTAACCGCTCCCATCTCGATCTGTGGTTTTACTCTTCTTCAGGAATGATTGAATTGGTAGATTATGTTGAGCAGACTGCTCTTTAGCGCCACAGTGATTTATACAGTGCTTCTTAGAGATTTAGATGATGATCATCAGTAGTATTGCCCCAGTTACATTGTAATCCCCTTATTCTGTGAGGCTTTAAGTACTCTCAGGTCATGTGCATTGAGAAAAGAATTTATGCAATCATTTATTTCCAGTGGAGCTGCCACTATTGTTActgcaattagtgtctacactgATCCAGTTGGGTCGGCACAAAATGGTGTTGAAGGATTTATGCGTGTattaaaattgttattattaggaaaacaagatattcagtgtcggagtgaacatgtaaggaggagaatataacagaagatgcctgTTACAACACCGCTAACACTCCCACTGTAAAATAAATGACTGGCTTGAGAGCCTTCTGTGCGTACTCTATATGGTCCATTAACGATAGCTGAAGTTTAGGAAGGTCAACGTGTCCGGTGTGCATGGGTTGCTGACCCTTCTCTGACGCattctccactcctctactgTCTCTTGCCTGGCCAGGTGTCTTTCTGCACGTGCTGGCCGACACACTGGGCAGCGTGGGGGTCATCATCTCCACCGTGCTCATCCGGCAGTTCGGCTGGTTGATCGCCGACCCCATCTGCTCGCTCTTCATCGCCACGCTCATCTTCCTCAGCGTCATTCCCTTGCTGAAGGACGCATGCGAAGTCCTCTTGTTGAGGACACCTCCCGAGCACGAGAAGGACCTAAACATGGCGCTGGAAAAGGTTGGGCATTCACcatttcttgttgttttttaaacattacattacattacattacattatatttggctgatgctttttagccaaagccacttacaacatggtaaacattttaagctttttaaagcatttcTCTAGGAACCATTCTaggaaaaatgtaaaaaggtagAGTTACAGTAAGAATAAGTGTATCAGAGAGTGCAGTTGAAAGAAGATGCGTTGATGTGACAAAGTGATTTACTGGGCTTTGATTTTTCTCCTTCCCTGTCTGTAAAGACCATAAAAAGGATATGATCCCCGAGCATGGGCGAATTAGAAATGCATATCGTTTCTACATTACATTGCTCTAATTTATTATGCTCCCTCCCAATACACCTAAAAGATGCCTAAAGATGTTGGCTGATTAAAATGAAGCCAATTAAGCATGTGATCTCTTCAGAATTAATCAAAATGAAAGCTCAGCTGTAAAATCATCTTATTTTTTCCTATAGTATGTAGAGCAGAAGTATATCGGCGAATGATATAAAACGATTGAAACCTCAGGAACCTCGGCTCAAGAAATTAAGATTTCATCAGAGATGGTTGAAAAGGATCTTTGATTTCATGTATCATTcatgctgttgtgtgttgtttgtgcgtTCCAGATTCAGAAAATAGAGGGTGTGCTCTCATTCCGTGACGCTCATTTCTGGAGACATTCGGCCAACGTCATAGCAGGAACAATCCACCTTCAGCTGATGTCAGATGTGGTGGAACAGAGGATCATTCAGCAGGTGTGATTGCCTCACAGAATCAACTTAGTCACTGATCAAATGCTTTTTACTTAGTATATGTTGTTCTGCAAAGAGGCAAAACTTACTTTCCTGAATTCTTAAAAGCTGAGTAAGCCTGTCTTGAAGAGTAGGCAGAAATGTTTTGGACATTTTGcacatttggatttgtgttCTTAGTAAATTGACCCAATATACAGTATTCTGTTGAGGGTAATAGAATTTTAGTTGACAACAAATAGGATTTTGGTCCCTTGCCTTTTGACTTAATATATTCCCACTTCCTTATCTTTAGTGTACGTATAATTTCATAATTTGGCGATCGTGTTCACAAAGAAGAATCTTCTCTGTACTAATTGCTGCTCTAACATGTCTTTGTAGCACTGTACCTTGATTGTTCACttttttgtaagtcgctttggataaaagtgaccgtaaaatgtatgtatgtatgtatacgtatgtatgtatgtatgtatgtatacgtatgtatgtatacagtacatatgtacTGACTCCTGTGTTTTCTCCCATCAGGTCACGGCCATATTGAAAGACGCTGGTGTGAACAACCTGTCTGtgcaggtggagaaggaggcCTATTTCCAGCACATGTCTGGCCTCAGCACAGGATTCCATGAAGTTCTGGCCATGACACAACAAATGGAGTCCATGAAATATTATAAAGATGGAACATGTATCATGTAAAATAAAGATGTGTTTTTAACCAATTAAAATGGGAGgagaaaataataaatatgtttttaagTTGTTCAAGTTCTATTTGTTCATTATTATGTATTGtgagtaaaaaaaacacagaaaacgtaaagaaaaaaaaccctatcaCATTGCACATTGTCATATTGTGTTCGTAGGTGTGCCTTGTCCTCAATGTGGCAGAAAGTGAACATGCCAGCTGAAAttgctataggcctacttagcACATCAAGGTCCCTAGGCTAGACATCTGCGCCTTAAGACTTGTCCATAAAGTAGCCACTGATCCACCCTAAGACTGTAGAATGTGAATGCAGCAATGACTCATTCCACCACCAACCTGTTCAAAAACTGATGATGAAGCGAAGGTGAGGTAGATTTTCTAACCAATGCGTCATAGCATCTACCATAATTTCGTGTCAATCGGTTCATTCAACTTCATGCAGATCTGACAACATAATGCATGCAGCAAGATCCAAAATATTGTCTAAGTCTATCGGTGTAAGCCTGTAAGGTAGCCTTTATTTGAATTTTAGCCTACATGAACATACAATTTGCCATCTCTTTGATACGAACATTAGGGCTAAACTGAAACCGATATTaacttattttttatttaactgCAGACTATTTTGTAAAGGTCATTGAACATTTTTACTTCAAAGTCTGACAGCCTAGTTCTTCAGAAATTCGGCTCGAGACCCACTGTTCCATTGTTTTGACTTGTACCTCGCAACAATGTGGCAACCAGATCATTCTGTTGTAACCAAAAGTTCTACTGATATCAGATAACCTAGCATCCTCCCTTTTGAAgcataaatagcctacatttctgaGCGTTGATGGTAAGAATTAAAATGATGTCGGCTTGCCGACTAGCCTATAGCTAAGGTCGCGAGGTGTTTTCAAATGGACGAGTAGCCTATGCTCTAAACTAACTAGACGGGCTAATTTCCTTTGTTTCCTTTCCTTGTTCTTGATACTGTCATTCTATTTCCATACCAGCTTAATTTTCTATTCTTGGAGCAATGTCCAGGCAAGAGAAACGGGGAGAGTACAGTtctgacgacgacgacgacatcTTTACATCCAACAGAAACGCCTTCAGGTAGTGTGCTCCAAGAGTCTCTTACTGTGAGTCatatcaagtaggcctaggcctaagtCAAGTGAATCAAGTTAAGTaaacaaaatttaaaaaaaactctgagTCATCAAATTTATCCAACAGGACTTTCAAGATGAGAAGACAACACTACAGGAATTTGAAGTTACAAAAGCCCTTTAGTGGGTTTGCAAGCCTCTTCATTTTCGTTTTCAGCTTAAAATATTTCACACACAGGGCTTACATTTTAGTCTATTAGGCCTATTGGATCATGAGTAACATTTATGAACACATTTTTAGGCATGAGGTCCCATGTCCTGAATGCCGAGGCCTTTCTTAGAAAGATGTTCATGGAGTTCCCCTGTGCCTCTGCCATCACCTCTTGCCTGGCATCCATCTACAGATGCACTCTTCATGGGCAGAATCATCAAAGGGCCTGCACCTCCTCTGGCTACTCATCCTCTGAGGAGTGGGAGCCACCACCCACTAAGGATATGGCAAGCTCCATGAGCCAAAGACTAAGTGAGTATgactatacatacagtatagttacCATATAGCCTACAGGCCTACTTAGCATATTTGCAAGTGAATGATTGATGACATATACTGTGCTGCTTGAAAATTTGTGAATCCTCAGACATGGTAAAGTCTTTATCTAAATGGCCTTATCTAATGCACATCCAGACCCCAATTATTACCATAATATACAAGTCAAGTTGCCA includes:
- the slc30a5 gene encoding proton-coupled zinc antiporter SLC30A5, which translates into the protein MDDKYSSNVLSSGKLGRVEVPNASLTRYIVLLWLTKLLKALGIFESYDLLKVVHIVQFLFILKLGCAMLLVFFQKPFSSGKMITKRQWIRIFKHSVISCIISLLGFFGLTLCGPLRTLLLFEHSDVVVITLLSVLFTSSGGGPSKTRGVAFFIIAVICLLLFDNDDLMAKMAEHPEGHHDSALTHALYTGISFLGVADHKGGVVLLVVALCLKVGFNTASRKLSVELGGAKRLYTLSSLVSSMVLLPWVIVLAATTESKVESWSALILPFAMIIFSVMILDFYVESICVAKMEAPRCARYGAIFLFLSGLLLANFWTHPLTDQLRAISNPAQQSSTEHVLSWGVLVSAAFFLMSDSILSSPSKKGQKGTLVGYSPEGTPLYNFMGDALQHTSQSLPRFIKDSLKQILEEYDSRQIFYFLCLNLAFTFVELFYGVWTNSLGLISDGFHMLFDCSALVLGLFAALMTRWKATRIFSYGYGRVEILSGFINGLFLMVIAFFVFVESVTRVLDPPNINTDMLTPVSVGGLLVNLVGICAFSHAHSHGAAKSSCSGHDHGHSHHGHSEHGHGGHGHSHGGHGHSHGGHGHSHGSGGGGMNANMRGVFLHVLADTLGSVGVIISTVLIRQFGWLIADPICSLFIATLIFLSVIPLLKDACEVLLLRTPPEHEKDLNMALEKIQKIEGVLSFRDAHFWRHSANVIAGTIHLQLMSDVVEQRIIQQVTAILKDAGVNNLSVQVEKEAYFQHMSGLSTGFHEVLAMTQQMESMKYYKDGTCIM